From a single Nostoc sp. MS1 genomic region:
- a CDS encoding DUF5132 domain-containing protein, translated as MPKITDFVEEAGAPGLIAGIGAVLLAPVLIPVVAGIGKPIAKSIIKGGLVAYEKSKGAFAELGETWEDIVAEAKAELAESQETPAFEAASTPIDSSSDNGV; from the coding sequence ATGCCTAAAATTACTGATTTCGTTGAAGAAGCAGGCGCACCTGGACTAATTGCAGGTATTGGTGCAGTGCTATTAGCTCCCGTTCTCATCCCAGTTGTCGCTGGTATTGGTAAACCCATTGCCAAGTCAATCATCAAAGGCGGTCTTGTTGCTTATGAAAAGAGCAAAGGTGCTTTTGCAGAATTGGGTGAAACCTGGGAAGATATCGTTGCTGAAGCGAAGGCTGAACTAGCGGAATCACAAGAAACCCCTGCATTTGAAGCTGCTAGCACACCTATTGATAGCTCGTCTGACAATGGTGTGTAG
- a CDS encoding heavy metal translocating P-type ATPase, with protein sequence MAMTVQLASPSIQESYVTLEEKGGELSITPLPQKTTARQNGRVALTSAQVKSSKKVPQVVYSVVHAVRGRLRLRVPLLRNDADYAQRLQTLLEADPLVTSIKIKPAAASLVVNYKSSGVTEAKMKSRLSCLLMAASDTGVVLLNPKKAAPQDEEKPWPGMQLSIFATGLAVLSGPFGVAVPPVLTAGTIALATLPVFKRAVEGIVKERKLSIDFLDFIAIAITTVQGQFLTPALMLSLIEIGENIRDRTARSSKTQALDLLGSLGQFAWVERNGEKVQIPIQQVLPGDTVIVYPGEQIPVDGIILQGKALVDEQKLTGESVPILKKQGQSVFASTLVREGQVYILAERLGSDTRAGQSIKLMEEAPVHDTRMENHANKIAEIAVIPTLLLGAAVFAITRNPIRVASILTLDLCTGIRVSIPTTVLAALSHAARQGILIRSGRALEKLAEIDTIVFDKTGTLTQGEVAVIGVDSYNSEISSDRILAIAAAAEQRLTHPVAEAIVRYAESQQVAIPSRSKWDYKLGLGVKAEIDGDTIYVGSERFLRHEGVDMEVLNGSGAKATSVIYVAINGQLQGKIRYSDILRPETKEVISRLMTVEGVEVHMLTGDNKRTATAVAAELGIAPANTHAEAFPEQKATVVRGLHEQGKTVAFVGDGINDSPALAYADVSVSFAHGSEIARETADVVLMENDLHGILEAIAIARQAKSLIRQNTGIIAIPNIGALVVAVLFGLNPLAATVVNNGSTIVAGVNGLRPMLKHSPKKALPAGR encoded by the coding sequence ATGGCAATGACAGTCCAACTAGCATCACCTTCTATTCAAGAGTCTTATGTAACCTTAGAGGAAAAGGGTGGAGAACTATCTATAACTCCCCTACCTCAAAAGACAACCGCAAGACAAAACGGCAGAGTGGCTTTAACTTCTGCTCAAGTAAAATCTTCTAAGAAGGTTCCACAAGTTGTCTATAGTGTGGTTCATGCAGTTCGTGGTAGGTTGCGGTTGCGTGTACCTCTTTTACGCAACGATGCAGACTACGCTCAAAGGTTACAAACCTTGCTGGAAGCTGATCCCTTGGTAACAAGTATCAAAATTAAGCCAGCCGCCGCATCTTTGGTTGTAAATTACAAATCCAGTGGTGTCACTGAGGCGAAAATGAAATCGCGCCTTAGCTGTTTGCTCATGGCTGCAAGTGATACTGGAGTTGTATTACTGAATCCGAAAAAGGCAGCACCACAAGACGAAGAAAAGCCTTGGCCGGGTATGCAGCTTTCTATATTCGCTACTGGTTTAGCGGTACTGAGTGGGCCTTTTGGAGTAGCTGTTCCCCCAGTTTTGACGGCTGGAACTATTGCACTGGCAACCTTACCTGTATTTAAAAGAGCGGTAGAAGGTATTGTCAAAGAGCGCAAGTTAAGTATCGACTTCTTAGACTTTATTGCGATCGCTATTACCACAGTGCAAGGACAATTCCTCACACCAGCACTGATGTTGAGTTTAATCGAGATTGGCGAAAATATCCGCGATCGCACTGCTCGTTCTTCCAAAACGCAAGCATTGGATCTGCTGGGTTCTTTAGGACAGTTTGCTTGGGTAGAACGCAACGGTGAGAAGGTGCAAATTCCCATCCAACAAGTGCTTCCCGGCGATACCGTGATTGTTTATCCTGGAGAACAAATACCTGTGGATGGAATCATCCTTCAAGGTAAGGCTTTAGTTGATGAACAAAAGCTGACTGGGGAATCTGTACCCATTTTGAAGAAGCAAGGACAATCTGTATTTGCCTCGACTTTGGTACGGGAAGGACAAGTATATATTTTAGCGGAACGCCTCGGTAGTGATACTCGTGCCGGACAAAGTATTAAGCTGATGGAAGAAGCACCCGTCCATGATACTCGCATGGAAAACCACGCTAACAAGATTGCGGAAATCGCTGTTATTCCCACCTTGTTACTAGGTGCAGCAGTATTCGCCATAACCCGTAATCCCATTAGGGTTGCCAGCATTCTCACCCTTGACTTATGTACAGGGATTCGCGTATCTATTCCCACGACAGTTCTCGCCGCTTTATCCCATGCGGCAAGACAAGGTATTCTCATTCGTAGCGGTCGCGCCCTAGAAAAATTAGCCGAAATTGATACCATCGTCTTTGATAAAACAGGTACACTCACCCAAGGGGAAGTGGCAGTCATTGGCGTTGATAGTTACAATAGCGAAATTTCTAGCGATCGCATATTAGCAATTGCCGCCGCCGCCGAACAACGTCTTACCCACCCAGTTGCAGAAGCGATAGTACGTTATGCAGAGTCCCAACAAGTAGCGATCCCCAGCCGCAGCAAATGGGATTATAAGCTTGGTTTAGGGGTGAAAGCTGAAATTGATGGCGATACTATTTACGTCGGTAGTGAGCGCTTCCTACGTCACGAAGGCGTAGATATGGAAGTCCTCAACGGCAGTGGTGCTAAAGCTACCTCTGTGATTTATGTCGCCATTAACGGGCAACTCCAAGGTAAAATAAGATATAGTGATATTCTCCGTCCTGAAACCAAAGAAGTCATTTCTCGGTTGATGACGGTAGAAGGTGTAGAAGTCCATATGCTCACCGGCGATAACAAGCGCACAGCCACAGCTGTAGCTGCCGAACTGGGAATTGCACCCGCAAATACCCATGCAGAAGCTTTTCCAGAACAAAAAGCAACGGTAGTCCGTGGACTGCACGAGCAAGGCAAGACAGTTGCATTTGTTGGGGATGGGATTAACGATTCGCCAGCTTTAGCTTACGCTGATGTTTCTGTATCCTTTGCCCACGGTTCGGAAATCGCCCGTGAAACAGCCGATGTGGTGCTAATGGAGAACGACTTACACGGCATCTTAGAAGCAATTGCGATCGCCCGTCAAGCCAAGAGTTTGATTCGCCAAAACACTGGAATTATCGCTATTCCTAACATAGGAGCATTGGTAGTTGCGGTATTGTTTGGTCTAAACCCACTAGCAGCAACGGTAGTCAATAATGGCTCCACCATAGTTGCAGGAGTTAACGGTTTACGTCCAATGCTTAAACATTCCCCAAAAAAAGCTCTACCAGCAGGAAGATGA
- a CDS encoding HMA2 domain-containing protein, protein MAETITSRERSSPYLTLSSDLTSTQRQSDELKVNTNSSRPGEYPLQISATGMQVVHATNGRIRIKATDGSLSYNVKAIAKHLKQYIGVREVITNEPTSSMVVVFDENKLPLPKMLAILRQLNIQTAQDSPLSDPFAPWKSVDFWKEQTVSFIPLMTGLAVTGGLGVSGIPAIPLYMITAEATRRVIDYLEPQITGQDAVKESATTVVTTEECQPAAAGEKITKTTIKSAEVAYSVVHEISGRIRFHIPLIASDRAYAKRLEKLLKTDALVSQVRINCDAASLAISYKKNKVAVSHWVSLMELALQTTPITKVPQQMPAAIKELNNTSTTLERETVSQLTTPSEPTTINSPTEGQTLDISSLWADMKPSALSYSLNFIANLPL, encoded by the coding sequence ATGGCAGAAACTATTACTAGTCGTGAAAGGTCAAGTCCCTATCTAACTTTATCCTCTGACTTAACCTCAACTCAGCGTCAAAGCGATGAATTAAAAGTGAATACGAATAGCAGTAGACCGGGAGAATATCCCTTACAAATCTCTGCTACTGGTATGCAGGTTGTACACGCAACGAATGGACGCATACGAATTAAAGCGACTGATGGTAGTTTGAGCTACAACGTCAAAGCGATCGCCAAACACTTAAAGCAGTATATAGGTGTCAGAGAAGTTATTACCAATGAGCCTACAAGCAGCATGGTAGTTGTCTTTGATGAAAATAAATTGCCACTGCCAAAGATGTTGGCGATATTACGACAACTCAATATTCAAACGGCGCAAGATTCACCCTTATCAGATCCCTTTGCTCCTTGGAAATCCGTTGATTTTTGGAAAGAGCAAACTGTCTCGTTTATCCCCTTAATGACAGGGTTAGCGGTGACAGGAGGATTAGGAGTGAGTGGTATCCCGGCAATTCCTCTATACATGATTACCGCAGAAGCGACTCGGCGAGTAATTGACTATCTAGAACCGCAAATAACGGGACAAGATGCAGTCAAAGAGTCTGCAACAACTGTAGTCACAACAGAGGAATGTCAGCCAGCCGCCGCCGGAGAAAAAATTACCAAGACAACAATTAAGTCTGCGGAAGTAGCTTATAGTGTTGTTCACGAAATTTCTGGTAGAATCAGATTTCACATACCTTTAATAGCCAGCGATCGCGCTTATGCAAAGCGTCTAGAAAAGTTATTAAAAACTGATGCTTTAGTTAGCCAAGTACGCATAAATTGTGATGCAGCGTCATTAGCCATATCATATAAAAAAAATAAAGTAGCTGTATCTCACTGGGTAAGTCTGATGGAATTAGCATTGCAGACAACCCCCATAACAAAAGTTCCACAACAAATGCCAGCCGCCATAAAAGAATTGAATAACACATCAACTACCTTGGAGCGAGAGACAGTTAGTCAGCTAACTACTCCAAGTGAACCAACAACTATAAATTCCCCAACTGAAGGTCAAACTCTAGATATTTCTAGTTTATGGGCTGACATGAAACCTTCAGCACTATCTTATTCTTTAAACTTTATAGCTAACTTGCCGTTATAG
- the def gene encoding peptide deformylase has product MNTELRPIIQIGNPTLRQKAAWVDDVHDPAIQELIDDLITTVAKANGVGIASPQVAQSYRLFIVASRPNARYPHAPQMEPTAMINPKIVSHSSEVVKDWEGCLSVPGIRGLVPRYQAIEVEYTDRYGNLQKQELTNFVARIFQHEFDHLDGVIFIDRVQSTLEMITEQEYQKLVSGNTK; this is encoded by the coding sequence ATGAATACTGAATTACGCCCCATCATTCAAATAGGCAATCCTACACTGCGTCAAAAAGCAGCTTGGGTAGATGATGTTCATGATCCTGCTATACAGGAACTCATTGATGACTTAATTACCACTGTTGCTAAAGCTAACGGTGTGGGAATTGCGTCTCCCCAAGTAGCACAGTCTTACCGTCTATTTATTGTGGCTTCCCGTCCTAATGCTAGGTATCCTCACGCGCCACAAATGGAACCTACCGCTATGATCAACCCTAAGATAGTGTCTCATTCGAGTGAAGTAGTTAAAGATTGGGAAGGGTGTCTCAGTGTTCCGGGAATTAGAGGGTTAGTTCCTCGGTATCAAGCTATCGAGGTCGAATATACTGACCGTTATGGAAATTTACAAAAACAAGAGTTAACAAACTTTGTTGCTCGTATATTTCAACACGAATTTGATCATTTGGATGGTGTAATCTTTATTGACCGAGTACAATCTACCTTAGAGATGATTACTGAGCAAGAATATCAAAAATTAGTATCGGGTAATACAAAATAA